A single window of Flagellimonas maritima DNA harbors:
- a CDS encoding phospho-sugar mutase, which translates to MDSILTSAKSWLTDFFDPEIKKEIQHLIDKDSEGLKESFYKDLEFGTGGMRGIMGVGTNRINKYTLGKNTQGLSNYLNQTYGDEEVKVVIAYDCRHNSDTLAKTVAEVFSANGIKVFLFSELRTTPELSFAVKYLNCHAGIVLTASHNPPEYNGYKVYWTDGGQIVPPQDGEIIAEINSLSFEDIKFKANETLIELIDKEVDEVFFEASVNNGSFNAKGKDDFKIVFTSLHGTSITAIPEVLKRAGYKNVTVIEEQAEPDGNFPTVKSPNPEEPEALSMAIQKAEEIGADMVVGTDPDSDRLGIAVRNSEGIIELLNGNQTMVLMTKFLLEKYKQKGFKGNEFIATTIVSTPMMEQMAKAYGVEFKTALTGFKWIGKMIKDFPDSQFIGGGEESFGYMVGDFVRDKDAVTSTLLACEIAADAKANGSSFYEELINAYVDYGLYKEKLISLTKKGISGAEEIKQMLIDFKENPVKSVQGSKVVWIEDYNTSVAKNVQTGEEKTINLPKSNVLIYETEDGTRIAARPSGTEPKVKFYISTNAKLDKAADYKSVNSQLEAKLDGIQSELNL; encoded by the coding sequence ATGGATTCCATACTCACCTCTGCAAAATCTTGGCTAACCGATTTTTTTGACCCAGAAATCAAAAAGGAAATTCAACATCTTATCGATAAGGATTCCGAAGGTTTAAAAGAAAGTTTTTACAAGGATTTGGAATTTGGTACAGGTGGAATGCGTGGTATTATGGGCGTTGGCACCAATAGAATCAACAAATATACTCTCGGTAAAAATACTCAGGGACTGAGCAATTATTTAAACCAGACCTATGGTGATGAGGAAGTAAAAGTTGTAATCGCCTACGATTGCAGACATAATTCCGATACTTTGGCAAAAACGGTCGCAGAGGTTTTTTCTGCAAACGGAATTAAGGTTTTTTTGTTTTCTGAATTGCGAACGACCCCAGAACTTTCATTTGCCGTAAAATATCTGAACTGCCATGCCGGAATCGTTTTGACTGCTTCCCATAATCCACCTGAATATAATGGATATAAAGTGTATTGGACCGACGGTGGACAAATTGTACCGCCACAAGATGGTGAAATCATAGCGGAAATCAATTCGTTATCATTTGAGGATATTAAGTTCAAGGCAAATGAAACGCTTATTGAATTAATCGATAAAGAAGTCGATGAAGTCTTTTTTGAAGCATCCGTAAACAATGGAAGTTTTAATGCTAAGGGAAAAGATGATTTCAAGATAGTTTTTACCTCTTTGCACGGTACTTCAATCACTGCAATACCAGAAGTTTTAAAACGTGCGGGATACAAAAATGTAACGGTAATTGAAGAGCAAGCTGAACCCGATGGAAATTTTCCCACGGTAAAATCGCCTAATCCAGAAGAACCCGAAGCCTTGTCAATGGCTATACAAAAAGCTGAGGAAATCGGGGCAGATATGGTTGTCGGAACCGACCCTGACAGTGATAGACTGGGGATTGCCGTACGTAATTCCGAAGGAATAATAGAATTGCTGAACGGGAACCAGACGATGGTTTTGATGACCAAGTTCTTGTTGGAAAAATACAAACAAAAAGGTTTTAAGGGGAATGAATTTATAGCGACCACTATTGTTTCCACACCTATGATGGAGCAAATGGCAAAAGCATACGGCGTAGAATTTAAAACAGCACTTACTGGTTTTAAATGGATAGGAAAAATGATAAAGGACTTTCCTGATTCCCAATTTATTGGTGGTGGGGAAGAAAGTTTTGGTTACATGGTGGGCGATTTCGTTCGCGACAAAGATGCGGTCACCTCCACCCTACTCGCCTGCGAGATTGCAGCAGACGCCAAAGCAAATGGCAGTTCTTTTTATGAAGAACTGATAAATGCTTATGTAGATTATGGTTTATACAAGGAAAAACTCATTTCGTTGACCAAAAAGGGGATCAGCGGCGCTGAGGAAATAAAACAAATGCTTATTGACTTTAAGGAGAACCCTGTGAAATCCGTTCAAGGCTCAAAAGTGGTATGGATTGAGGATTACAATACTTCAGTTGCCAAAAATGTCCAAACAGGTGAAGAAAAAACGATTAATTTACCCAAATCCAATGTACTGATCTATGAAACCGAAGACGGAACCAGAATAGCAGCCAGACCGAGTGGTACGGAACCAAAGGTGAAATTCTACATCAGTACGAACGCAAAACTGGATAAAGCGGCGGACTATAAATCCGTAAATTCGCAGTTGGAAGCCAAGTTGGACGGCATCCAATCTGAATTGAATTTATAG
- a CDS encoding ABC transporter ATP-binding protein, which translates to MNYFKKILQFAKPYRKYGFLNIFFNVLYALFSALSFAALIPMLDVLFKPEDKVFEEPEYLGFSNLKDYLQDYINFRVTAYSGDDDMKGLVLVIGLVLVLFLLKNVFNYLAMYFITFLRNGVLKDIRNKMYRKIVDLPISYFSEKRKGDVIARITSDVLEIQHSFLSVLELIVREPLTIVFTILIMFGISTKLTIFVFVFIPIAGMIISRIGKSLKKQSDKVQKEQGEFLSIVEETLSGLRVIKAFNSESRFYQTFKNSTDRFFRFSNSLLNRQNLASPTGEFLGILVIGVLLWFGGKMVLVDETLDASSFIAYMGLAYNILTPAKAISKASYGVRKGNAAAERVLEVLESQNPISDSENATEKTSFADSIAINDVSFKYEQDYVLKDFNLKVKKGQTVALVGQSGSGKSTIANLVTRFYDVNEGEILIDGTNIKDISKKSLRGLMGLVTQDSILFNDTVNNNIALGKEGATDEEIIEAAKVANAHDFIKDLPNGYDTNIGDSGNKLSGGQKQRLSIARAVLKNPPIMILDEATSALDTESERLVQDALENMMRNRTSLVIAHRLSTIRNADSIVVLNKGKIVEQGTHDELMKSEKGYKKLVEMQSFTA; encoded by the coding sequence ATGAATTACTTTAAAAAGATTCTCCAGTTTGCGAAACCTTACCGCAAATACGGTTTTCTGAATATATTTTTCAATGTTCTTTACGCTTTGTTTAGTGCACTTTCTTTTGCTGCATTGATACCTATGTTGGATGTTTTGTTTAAACCGGAGGACAAGGTTTTTGAAGAGCCTGAATATCTTGGGTTTTCCAATCTTAAGGACTATTTACAGGATTATATCAACTTTAGGGTTACAGCATATTCGGGTGATGACGATATGAAAGGATTGGTTTTGGTCATAGGACTGGTCCTTGTACTTTTCCTTCTAAAAAATGTATTCAATTATTTGGCCATGTACTTCATCACCTTTTTACGAAATGGTGTTTTAAAGGATATTAGAAATAAAATGTACAGAAAGATTGTTGATCTGCCTATTTCTTATTTTTCAGAAAAAAGAAAAGGTGACGTAATTGCCAGGATTACTTCAGACGTGCTTGAAATTCAACATTCGTTTTTATCCGTACTTGAACTGATTGTTCGTGAACCTTTGACCATAGTTTTTACCATATTGATTATGTTCGGCATAAGTACAAAATTGACCATTTTCGTATTTGTGTTTATCCCTATTGCTGGAATGATAATCTCGAGAATAGGCAAATCACTAAAAAAACAATCGGACAAGGTACAAAAAGAACAAGGCGAATTTTTATCCATTGTAGAGGAAACCCTAAGTGGGTTAAGGGTTATAAAGGCCTTCAATTCAGAATCTAGATTTTATCAAACATTTAAAAATTCCACCGATCGTTTTTTTAGATTCTCCAATTCCTTATTGAACAGACAAAATCTGGCTTCCCCAACAGGTGAATTTTTGGGGATTTTAGTTATTGGCGTATTATTATGGTTTGGAGGCAAAATGGTATTGGTTGATGAAACATTGGATGCCTCATCCTTTATAGCATATATGGGATTGGCCTATAATATACTTACTCCTGCCAAGGCCATTAGCAAAGCTTCATACGGTGTGCGCAAAGGAAACGCAGCTGCAGAACGTGTATTGGAGGTTCTTGAATCCCAAAATCCAATATCGGATAGTGAAAACGCTACAGAAAAAACAAGCTTTGCCGACAGCATAGCAATTAACGACGTTTCCTTTAAATATGAACAAGACTACGTTCTAAAGGATTTTAATTTAAAGGTAAAAAAAGGCCAGACCGTGGCATTGGTCGGCCAATCCGGGAGTGGAAAAAGTACGATCGCCAACTTGGTTACACGGTTTTATGATGTTAACGAAGGTGAAATTTTGATTGATGGGACCAACATAAAGGATATTTCAAAAAAATCCCTTCGTGGGTTGATGGGATTGGTCACTCAGGATTCAATACTTTTCAATGATACGGTGAATAACAATATTGCATTGGGCAAAGAAGGTGCTACGGACGAAGAAATCATTGAAGCCGCCAAAGTGGCCAATGCCCATGATTTTATTAAGGATTTGCCCAATGGTTACGACACCAATATTGGGGATAGCGGCAATAAATTGAGTGGAGGTCAAAAACAACGGCTTTCCATAGCTAGGGCCGTATTAAAAAACCCCCCAATCATGATTTTGGACGAAGCCACATCTGCACTGGACACCGAGAGCGAGCGTTTGGTCCAGGATGCCTTGGAGAATATGATGCGAAACAGAACCTCCTTGGTCATCGCGCACAGACTTTCTACAATTCGGAACGCAGATTCCATAGTTGTACTGAACAAAGGAAAAATAGTGGAGCAAGGCACCCATGATGAATTGATGAAGTCTGAAAAAGGATATAAAAAACTGGTGGAAATGCAATCATTTACTGCCTGA
- a CDS encoding RNA polymerase sigma factor codes for MIAEEALVKELKQESTQAKAFEVLVNTYKERLYWHIRRIVLNHDDADDVLQNTFIKVYRNIGGFKGESKLYSWMYRIATNEALTFLKQKSKKMGISDEALKISLVENLQSDVYFEGDKIQLKLQKALATLPDKQKLVFTMKYFQEMKYDEISEVLETSVGALKASYHLAVKKIQTHLTTN; via the coding sequence TTGATTGCTGAAGAAGCATTAGTCAAAGAATTAAAGCAAGAAAGTACCCAGGCAAAGGCCTTTGAGGTGTTGGTCAACACTTACAAAGAACGTTTGTATTGGCATATTCGTAGAATTGTTTTAAACCATGATGATGCCGATGATGTGCTTCAAAATACCTTTATTAAAGTTTATAGAAATATCGGTGGATTTAAAGGGGAAAGTAAATTATATTCTTGGATGTACCGTATAGCCACAAATGAAGCTTTGACGTTTCTAAAACAGAAATCAAAGAAAATGGGCATCAGTGATGAAGCATTAAAGATTTCACTGGTGGAGAACCTACAATCCGATGTTTATTTTGAGGGGGACAAAATACAGTTAAAATTGCAAAAAGCATTGGCCACTCTTCCCGATAAGCAAAAATTGGTCTTTACCATGAAATATTTTCAGGAAATGAAGTATGATGAGATTTCAGAAGTTCTTGAGACATCCGTAGGGGCGTTAAAAGCTTCGTATCATCTAGCGGTCAAGAAGATTCAAACACATCTCACAACAAATTAA
- a CDS encoding DUF6515 family protein, whose protein sequence is MKTLKSILITLLILGSFSMANAQRTVVRVYPKHGTVVKTVNNPSVVVHNKTNFYFADGVWYRARGRNYVVAAAPVGIKVRRLPRTRSVVVVNGRRLYKYRGVWYKRTGRNYVVVNV, encoded by the coding sequence ATGAAAACTTTAAAATCTATTTTAATAACCTTATTGATCCTTGGGTCTTTTAGTATGGCAAACGCTCAAAGAACAGTTGTTCGCGTATACCCAAAACATGGTACTGTTGTAAAAACGGTCAATAACCCTAGTGTCGTTGTTCATAATAAGACCAATTTTTACTTTGCTGACGGGGTTTGGTATAGAGCCAGAGGTCGCAATTATGTTGTAGCAGCTGCACCCGTAGGAATTAAAGTAAGAAGGCTGCCAAGAACGCGCAGCGTAGTAGTGGTCAACGGAAGAAGATTGTATAAATATAGAGGGGTATGGTATAAAAGAACAGGCAGAAACTATGTAGTCGTAAATGTATAA
- a CDS encoding oxidoreductase, with the protein MYKSVFILVLLLLVGCTSEEKLKTFSSVSIKTIYTDSVSIRAIEFLDGQTLAFAGSNGVYGSINTYTDKVRANVQKFDTIFPEFRAVGHTNSDFFMLSVANPALLYKTGENGQMELVYKEEAAGVFYDALKFWNNKEGIAVGDNMNGCLSIIITRDGGKSWNKLSCSSLPKAIESEGAFAASNTNIETIGDKTWVATTSGRIYFSSDKGKTWSVIKTPSLSEKQTEGIYSIDFYDENLGFGIGGDYTIPKANINNKIITEDGGRTWRTIADGQEPGYKSCVQFVPNSEGKGIVAVGFTGISYSKNKGENWKSLSKEGFYTIRFLNDSIAYAAGKNQIARLSFKLKTAGIKLPPPLQLTKPN; encoded by the coding sequence ATGTACAAATCAGTATTTATTCTTGTCCTTTTACTACTAGTTGGATGTACTTCCGAAGAAAAACTAAAAACCTTCTCATCTGTATCAATTAAGACAATCTATACAGATTCGGTCAGCATAAGGGCCATAGAATTTTTAGATGGGCAAACTTTAGCATTTGCAGGAAGCAATGGGGTGTACGGTTCTATAAATACATATACGGATAAAGTTCGTGCTAATGTCCAAAAGTTTGACACCATATTTCCAGAGTTTAGAGCAGTAGGACATACAAATTCAGATTTTTTCATGCTTTCTGTCGCTAACCCGGCACTTTTGTATAAAACTGGTGAAAATGGGCAGATGGAGTTAGTTTACAAAGAAGAAGCAGCAGGTGTTTTTTACGATGCGCTCAAGTTTTGGAACAATAAGGAAGGAATTGCCGTAGGTGATAATATGAATGGTTGTTTATCCATAATTATAACCAGGGATGGCGGTAAAAGTTGGAATAAGCTTTCCTGCAGTTCGTTGCCCAAAGCAATTGAAAGTGAAGGCGCGTTTGCGGCCAGTAACACCAATATTGAAACCATAGGAGATAAAACTTGGGTGGCCACGACTTCTGGCAGGATTTACTTTTCTTCTGATAAAGGAAAAACATGGTCGGTCATAAAAACACCAAGCTTAAGTGAAAAACAGACCGAAGGAATTTATTCCATCGATTTTTATGATGAAAATCTAGGGTTTGGAATAGGAGGTGATTATACAATACCCAAAGCAAACATAAATAACAAAATAATTACTGAAGACGGAGGAAGAACTTGGCGAACTATCGCTGATGGCCAAGAACCGGGATATAAAAGCTGTGTCCAATTTGTACCAAATTCAGAAGGAAAAGGTATTGTAGCAGTTGGATTTACGGGGATTTCGTATTCAAAGAACAAAGGGGAAAACTGGAAATCTTTGAGTAAAGAAGGTTTTTATACTATTCGATTTTTGAACGATTCCATAGCTTACGCGGCAGGAAAAAACCAAATTGCGAGATTATCATTCAAATTAAAAACAGCGGGAATAAAACTACCCCCGCCGCTTCAACTAACCAAACCAAACTAA
- a CDS encoding RsmB/NOP family class I SAM-dependent RNA methyltransferase, whose protein sequence is MRLHRNLVFAVIDALNLIFNEKEYADKVIEKVLRYDKRWGARDRGFIAETTYDIVRWKRLYSEIAEVREPYSRPNLFRLFTVWCVLKGISIPDWKQLETTPERRIKGRFDELSKIRKFRESIPDWLDELGEKSLGNDLWTKEIAALNKQAEVILRTNTLKIQKAQLQELLADSEIETIPIEGYPDALKLKERKNVFTTEAFKNGFFEVQDASSQLVAPFLEVKPGQRVVDACAGAGGKTLHLASQMQNKGQLIALDIYESKLKKLKIRTRRNGVHNVETRAIDSTKVIKKLHGSADRVLLDAPCSGLGVIRRNPDSKWKLEPEFMERIMGVQQDILQNYSKMVKKGGQMVYATCSVLPQENTNQVKAFLDSENGLEFKLIKEQNIYSSESGYDGFYMALIKKI, encoded by the coding sequence ATGCGCTTACATAGAAATCTTGTCTTTGCCGTAATTGATGCGTTAAATCTCATATTCAACGAAAAGGAATATGCGGATAAGGTCATTGAAAAAGTATTGCGTTATGACAAGCGGTGGGGCGCAAGAGACAGGGGTTTTATTGCAGAAACTACCTATGATATTGTCCGTTGGAAGCGTTTGTACTCTGAAATTGCAGAGGTCCGTGAACCATATTCCAGACCAAATCTATTTCGGTTGTTTACTGTTTGGTGTGTTTTAAAAGGAATTTCAATACCGGATTGGAAGCAATTGGAAACTACTCCGGAACGGCGTATAAAAGGAAGGTTCGATGAGCTTTCAAAAATAAGAAAATTTCGAGAATCCATTCCTGATTGGTTAGATGAATTGGGAGAAAAATCCTTGGGAAACGATTTATGGACCAAAGAGATAGCAGCGCTTAACAAGCAAGCTGAGGTCATACTCAGAACCAACACGCTCAAAATCCAAAAAGCACAGCTTCAAGAATTACTAGCCGATAGTGAAATTGAAACTATTCCTATTGAAGGTTATCCCGATGCATTAAAATTGAAGGAACGCAAAAACGTTTTCACTACCGAAGCTTTTAAGAACGGGTTCTTTGAAGTTCAGGATGCATCCTCTCAACTAGTTGCACCCTTTTTAGAGGTTAAACCGGGACAACGGGTCGTCGATGCCTGTGCAGGTGCTGGAGGTAAAACACTTCACTTGGCTTCACAAATGCAAAACAAAGGTCAATTAATAGCCTTGGATATTTATGAGAGCAAGTTAAAAAAGCTGAAAATCCGTACAAGAAGAAATGGCGTCCACAATGTAGAGACCCGAGCTATCGACTCTACCAAAGTCATTAAAAAATTACATGGTAGTGCTGATAGGGTTTTATTGGATGCTCCCTGCTCGGGCTTAGGAGTAATTCGAAGAAATCCAGATTCCAAATGGAAATTGGAACCTGAGTTTATGGAACGTATAATGGGGGTTCAACAAGATATACTTCAAAACTACAGCAAAATGGTAAAGAAAGGCGGACAAATGGTATATGCCACCTGTTCTGTCCTGCCACAAGAAAATACAAATCAGGTAAAGGCCTTTCTTGATTCTGAAAATGGTTTGGAATTTAAGCTTATCAAAGAGCAAAACATTTATTCGTCAGAAAGTGGCTATGATGGTTTTTATATGGCGTTGATAAAAAAAATATAA
- a CDS encoding amidohydrolase: MKSLKPFLSGVFLLGFVVTLTAQKKFSKKQIEKLKTEVAEIVEANKKQTQVMVDKIFSFSELGFQEYESSKYLTGILKEAGFAIENSISGIPTAWFAKWSNGDGPVIALGSDVDCIPKASQYPGVAYHKPIVEGAPGHGEGHNSGIPLNITSALAVKQLMERENIGGTLVVWPGIAEELVAAKAWYVRDGLFDTIDMCIFTHVSSNLSVSWGPTRGTGLISVEYLFEGEAAHSAGSPWRGKSALDAAELMNIGWNYKREHLHPLKRSHSIFTDAGDQPNVVPSKAAIWFYFRDIKYEGIMEMYAEANDIAKGAALMTGTTMSSRVLGTAWPRHYNKVIAETMYKNIKQVGLPSWSEKDQILAKAVQKKVNSKKTEGLDVELSEIGLPVKEPISGGSDDIGDISWKVPTVTMRFPSNIPGLQGHHWSNAITMATPIAHKGVTAGAKAEAMTILDFLLKPELLTQAWDYFNNEQSKETKYEPMISADDMPPTYLNKDKQEQFRTQLEKYYYDETKYDSYLEQLGVEYPTVDK, translated from the coding sequence ATGAAATCCCTTAAACCCTTTCTATCCGGAGTTTTCCTCCTTGGTTTTGTGGTAACACTCACCGCACAAAAGAAATTTTCAAAAAAACAGATTGAAAAACTTAAAACGGAAGTCGCTGAAATTGTTGAAGCCAATAAAAAGCAGACCCAAGTAATGGTGGACAAGATTTTCAGTTTTTCAGAACTTGGTTTTCAGGAATATGAGTCTTCCAAATATTTAACAGGTATTTTAAAAGAAGCAGGATTTGCCATAGAAAATTCAATATCGGGTATCCCGACAGCGTGGTTTGCAAAATGGAGCAATGGCGACGGACCTGTGATTGCATTGGGCAGTGATGTGGATTGTATTCCCAAGGCTTCACAATATCCTGGAGTTGCCTACCATAAACCCATAGTGGAAGGAGCTCCCGGCCATGGGGAGGGCCATAATTCAGGAATACCACTGAACATAACTTCAGCATTGGCGGTAAAACAACTTATGGAACGTGAAAATATTGGTGGAACATTGGTAGTATGGCCAGGAATAGCCGAAGAATTGGTAGCTGCAAAGGCATGGTACGTACGTGATGGTCTGTTCGATACTATTGATATGTGTATTTTCACGCATGTTAGCAGTAATTTAAGTGTGTCTTGGGGTCCTACGCGTGGTACGGGGTTGATTTCCGTAGAGTACCTTTTTGAAGGTGAAGCGGCCCATTCAGCAGGCTCGCCATGGCGTGGAAAAAGTGCTCTGGATGCAGCGGAATTGATGAATATTGGATGGAACTATAAAAGAGAACATTTGCACCCATTAAAACGTTCGCATTCCATTTTTACCGATGCGGGTGATCAACCTAACGTGGTCCCTTCAAAAGCTGCTATTTGGTTTTATTTTAGGGATATCAAGTACGAGGGTATTATGGAAATGTACGCAGAAGCGAACGATATAGCAAAAGGAGCGGCCTTAATGACAGGAACTACCATGAGTTCAAGAGTTTTGGGAACAGCGTGGCCCAGACATTACAATAAGGTTATTGCTGAAACTATGTATAAAAATATTAAACAAGTAGGGCTGCCTTCTTGGTCAGAAAAAGACCAGATTTTGGCAAAGGCAGTACAGAAGAAGGTAAATTCAAAAAAGACTGAAGGTTTGGATGTAGAACTATCTGAAATTGGACTGCCAGTAAAAGAACCTATAAGTGGAGGATCTGATGATATCGGCGATATATCTTGGAAGGTACCCACAGTTACAATGCGATTTCCATCAAATATTCCCGGGCTGCAAGGACACCACTGGAGCAATGCAATTACAATGGCAACACCTATAGCGCACAAGGGTGTAACAGCAGGGGCCAAGGCAGAAGCGATGACCATATTGGATTTTCTTTTGAAACCTGAATTATTGACTCAGGCTTGGGATTATTTCAATAACGAACAAAGTAAGGAAACCAAATACGAGCCGATGATTTCTGCAGATGATATGCCGCCCACATATCTGAATAAAGATAAACAAGAGCAATTTAGAACGCAGCTTGAAAAGTACTACTATGATGAAACCAAATATGATTCATATTTGGAACAATTGGGTGTTGAATATCCTACAGTTGATAAATAG